Proteins encoded together in one Antennarius striatus isolate MH-2024 chromosome 13, ASM4005453v1, whole genome shotgun sequence window:
- the zfpl1 gene encoding zinc finger protein-like 1 produces the protein MGLCKCPKRKVTNLFCFEHRVNVCEHCLVLNHNKCIVQSYLQWLQDSDYNPNCTLCNNPLTAQDTVRLVCYDVFHWACLNDLASRLPLHTAPAGYQCPVCQGPVFPPANLASPIADVLKEQLASVNWARAGLGLPLIEEPMAVFEETSVGDVTDYTDWSTFDAQDKNIYHSHSHNTTHAPPTHSVLPPAQEDTGGPHKNGNHEHSVVNFAAATSDTITIHKASSPRKIYDTRDVGHSSVTQIDFDDDKYRRRPALSWFAQILKNRTGGKRTSFTLKQRIFMLLLVGVLGFFTLIIVMAKLGRASAGSDPNLDPLLNPNIRVGKN, from the exons ATGGGTCTCTGCAAGTGTCCAAAGAGAAAGGTGACCAATCTATTCTGCTTTGAGCACcgagtaaatgtgtgtgagcaTTGCCTTGTCTTGAACCACAACAAG TGTATAGTGCAGTCTTATTTGCAATGGCTTCAGGACAGCGATTACAACCCCAATTGCACTTTGTGTAATAACCCATTGACGGCTCAAGACACTGTCAGACTGGTCTGCTATG ATGTGTTTCACTGGGCTTGTCTTAATGACTTGGCGTCTCGGCTGCCCCTTCATACGGCTCCAGCAGGATACcagtgtcctgtctgtcagggtCCAGTGTTTCCACCTGCCAACTTGGCCAGCCCTATTGCAGATGTGCTGAAAGAACAGCTGGCCTCTGTTAACTGGGCTAGAGCTGGGTTGGGGCTTCCACTG ATTGAGGAGCCAATGGCAGTCTTTGAGGAGACTTCAGTCGGTGATGTCACTGATTATACTGACTGGTCCACATTTGATG CacaagataaaaacatttaccACAGCCACTCACACAACACCACCCACGCCCCTCCAACACATTCAGTGTTACCTCCAGCACAGGAAGACACTGGAGGTCCTCATAAGAACGGGAACCATGAGCACTCCGTGGTGAACTTTGCTGCTGCCACTAGTGACACAATTACAATACACAAAG catCATCGCCAAGAAAGATCTACGACACTCGGGATGTCGGCCACAGCTCTGTCACACAGATTGATTTTGACGATGACAAATACAGACGACGACCAGCGTTAAGTTGGTTTGCCCAAATTCTGAA AAATCGTACTGGGGGAAAGCGAACGTCTTTCACTTTGAAACAACGGATCTTCATGCTTCTTCTGGTCGGTGTTCTGGGATTCTTTACACTGATAATTGTCATGGCGAAACTTGGACGTGCCTCTGCAGGATCAGATCCTAATTTAGATCCTCTTCTGAACCCCAACATCCGTGTTGGGAAAAACTGA
- the flrt1a gene encoding leucine-rich repeat transmembrane protein FLRT1 — translation MLTIMAPVRVAKLQARLFLLFLCLALHAGMIQFAAATIQGYIGDTDMICPSVCRCDEDFIYCNDRGLSSIPSLPPSASVLYLQNNHINNPGLPTSLEHHLAVRVVYLYDNELDEFPVHLPPSVRELHLQDNNIRTIPRSALARMPLLEKLHLDDNSISTVSIEDQAFADNPRLRLLFLSRNHLSSIPSGLPASLEELRLDDNRISTIPTHAFRGLSSLRCLVLDGNLLANQRIADDTFSRLSNLTELSLVRNSLLTPPVNLPSAHLQRLSLQDNALTHMPRGSLDGMHRLQRLDLSGNNLTTLPRGLFKDLENLGQLLVRGNPWHCGCNLRWLYDWLHARGNAITVRGLTCHGPDRVRDMALTDLSSEMEECEVVKTAGARDRTGGGVVDSSTTQTPPQGSLFTLRSKRPGLGLPDSGLDYTLSSSGVGKSLALNVKPLSHNSIRVTWSVAQPSSSFRLSWLRLGTGNAMGSITETLVRGDRREYLLTSLQPSSSYIICMVPLPASTESKGAISGDGDSDEALVCAKAETSDLSPLEEDEDENSHQLTTLPLAGIIGGATAIVSLALIFGIFCWYGHRTGHFCPRDHYTRSSSRKSKTYDDYIESGTKKDNTILEIRGPGFQMTPMAACQPMQPKPLREDYIIHTIFPSNGTGLYKGANHISNAGHGTNRGYREGGIPDIDYCYT, via the coding sequence ATGCTGACCATAATGGCACCTGTACGTGTGGCTAAACTGCAAGCTCGGCTCTTTTTGCTATTTCTTTGTTTGGCATTACATGCTGGTATGATTCAGTTTGCTGCAGCCACGATACAGGGATACATCGGAGACACGGACATGATATGCCCATCTGTATGCAGGTGCGATGAAGACTTCATCTACTGTAATGACCGTGGCCTGAGCTCCATCCCATCACTGCCTCCTTCAGCATCCGTTCTCTACCTACAGAACAATCACATAAACAACCCGGGGTTGCCCACTTCATTGGAGCACCATCTTGCTGTCCGTGTGGTTTACCTTTATGATAATGAACTTGATGAATTCCCTGTGCATCTTCCACCATCCGTCCGTGAACTACATTTACAGGACAACAACATACGCACTATTCCCCGTAGTGCACTGGCTAGGATGCCCTTGCTAGAAAAGCTTCATCTGGATGATAATTCTATTTCCACTGTTAGCATTGAGGACCAGGCCTTTGCTGACAATCCACGATTACGCCTACTTTTCCTTTCACGCAATCACCTGTCTAGTATCCCCTCAGGACTGCCTGCCTCTCTGGAAGAACTCCGTTTGGATGACAACCGAATTTCCACAATCCCAACACATGCATTCCGAGGCCTCTCCTCTCTTAGATGTCTTGTTCTGGATGGTAATCTTTTGGCAAATCAACGCATTGCAGATGACACATTCTCCCGCCTTTCTAACTTGACCGAATTGTCCCTAGTCCGTAACTCTCTCCTGACACCACCTGTAAATCTGCCTAGTGCCCACCTCCAACGCCTGTCCCTCCAGGACAATGCCCTGACTCATATGCCACGTGGTTCCTTGGATGGTATGCACAGGTTACAGAGGCTAGACTTGTCAGGAAACAACTTGACCACCCTCCCTAGGGGATTATTCAAAGACCTGGAAAACCTCGGTCAGTTGCTGGTGAGGGGAAATCCTTGGCACTGCGGCTGTAATCTGCGCTGGCTCTATGACTGGTTGCATGCCCGTGGGAACGCCATCACTGTGAGGGGTCTGACCTGCCATGGCCCCGATAGGGTACGAGACATGGCTTTGACAGATCTCAGCAGTGAGATGGAAGAATGTGAAGTGGTGAAGACAGCGGGCGCGAGAGACAGAACGGGAGGAGGTGTGGTCGATAGCTCTACCACTCAAACACCTCCACAGGGCTCTCTTTTCACCTTACGTTCAAAACGGCCCGGGCTGGGGCTTCCTGACTCTGGATTAGACTACACACTTAGCAGCAGTGGTGTGGGAAAGAGCCTGGCCCTCAACGTGAAGCCCCTCTCTCACAACAGCATTCGTGTTACCTGGAGTGTGGCCCAGCCCAGCTCCTCCTTCAGGTTGAGCTGGCTCCGACTGGGCACTGGGAACGCCATGGGATCTATCACAGAGACTCTTGTCCGGGGGGACCGTCGAGAGTACTTACTCACCTCCTTGCAACCCAGCTCTAGCTACATCATCTGCATGGTGCCCCTCCCGGCTAGTACAGAAAGCAAAGGCGCAATTTCTGGAGATGGAGATTCTGACGAAGCTCTGGTGTGTGCAAAAGCTGAAACATCAGACCTCAGTCCattggaggaagatgaggatgaaaatTCACATCAGCTGACCACACTGCCTCTGGCAGGGATTATTGGTGGGGCTACTGCCATCGTATCTTTAGCTCTTATTTTTGGCATCTTCTGTTGGTATGGGCATAGGACTGGCCATTTTTGTCCCCGTGATCACTACACTCGCAGCAGCTCTCGAAAAAGCAAAACCTACGATGATTACATTGAGTCAGGCACCAAGAAGGACAACACCATCTTGGAAATCCGTGGTCCAGGGTTCCAGATGACACCGATGGCGGCTTGCCAGCCAATGCAGCCCAAACCCTTACGAGAGGATTACATCATTCATACCATATTCCCCTCCAATGGCACTGGCCTGTACAAAGGTGCCAACCATATTTCTAATGCAGGACATGGCACCAACCGTGGTTATAGAGAAGGAGGAATCCCAGATATAGACTACTGTTACACATGA